The Sulfurospirillum diekertiae genomic sequence AAGCAGTGAAGTTGTGACCAAACGCCTTGGCAAACGAGCGGTTTTTGTTGATCATGCCTATCAAGAAAAAAATATTTACGGTGGTTTGATTCAGCGGGACAATATCTATTTTATCGGTGATTCTAAGCCGAGCCTGATTATTGACTTTGACATGAAAAAAGTTTTTGAAGAGTTTCTTTTCAGTCAAAGCATGCGCGATATTTTCTCTCAAACCATTTGGAATTTTGAAATCCTGCAAGCGCAGTACCCCAAACGCTTTACGGACGCTGTCGCTAAAGAGAATATCAAAGACTTTATTTACTCTATTCACCATTACAGCAAAGCCGATCAAGAATCCCTCATTCAAGCCATTACCAATGCCAATAACCCAATGTTTATTGCAAAAAATATGGCCATTTTTTTAACAATGCGTTCTTTCCCAGAGCTGATGGAAGAGTTATTGTTTGATGAAATAACCTATCAAGGAAAATACAAATAAGGAGCTACCATGAAAAAATTTTTACAACTTTTATCTTTTTTAGCGCTTTTAGCACCGCTTTCGTATGCCGATGATCTAACGAATGGATTAAATGCATATGAGAAGAGTGACTACGGCACTGCCGCTACGTTTTTTCAAAATGCTTGCGAGGCTGATAACGCCGAAGCGTGTTATAACCTTGCCAATATGTACGACTCAGGGCTTGGCGTCTACAAGGATGATGCAAAAGCCGTTTCACTTTTTACAAAGTCATGCGATGGCGGTTTTTCAGATGGCTGTTACAATCTTGGCATCATGTATGACACAGGCGAAGGTGTTGCCAAAGATGCCGTAAAAGCATTTACTCTTTTTTATAAATCGTGTGAAAGTGCTCACACAAGAGGCTGTTACAGCACTGCTCTCATGTACTACAAAGGGGAAGGTGTTCAAAAAGACTATACGAAGGCGTTTGAATTGTTCCAAAAAACCTGCAATGAAGGGTATGAAAAGAGCTGTTATAACTTAGGTGTTATGTATCGTAATGGACAAGGAGTGGCTAAAAACCTCGAT encodes the following:
- a CDS encoding tetratricopeptide repeat protein, with product MKKFLQLLSFLALLAPLSYADDLTNGLNAYEKSDYGTAATFFQNACEADNAEACYNLANMYDSGLGVYKDDAKAVSLFTKSCDGGFSDGCYNLGIMYDTGEGVAKDAVKAFTLFYKSCESAHTRGCYSTALMYYKGEGVQKDYTKAFELFQKTCNEGYEKSCYNLGVMYRNGQGVAKNLDKALELYKSACEQNLSIACDKYGKLRNEMQ